TGGCTTCTGACATCAGAAATTCTACGAGTGCCTCCTGAGATGAGGAATAAAACAATTCAGAGCTTGGAAATAATGACAGGTATTTTTGAATTTCGCTACACTGAAATCGCTAAAACTGCAATTAAATCAGAGACCGGAACACTAGGGAAAACGGCCTCTGTTTCGAGCATGTTATAAAGTCTACTCCAGCAAACTGGGAAGAAAAAGGAGAGAGTTACGTATAATTGCTTATGTTTTCATAAAATATTGCCAGGAAAAGGCTTACATTCTTGTGAAATTGTCGTCAAGTCAGAGGTTCCCAGTGGCTGGAGATTGGAAATGAGACGCATGTCTTTCAGGAACCTCTGAGTCCTCGAACAGGTAAGATTACCCATTCTTCACAATCGGAATATTTCCGATTTTCAATACCAGGGAGTGTCAAGATCTAGCGTTTGGGTAATGCGCCGCTGTGACCCTGCTCAGATGCTGCCGATTGTATTGGTAATGTTCAAGAAGTGGGGGGAGCCTGTTCGATGAATTCTCCATAGGACGCGGGACCGGTAATGTCAGGATGCGCTTCAGGTTCTGAGTGTCCTTTTCTTGAGTCAAAATCATCCAGAAGGCAATCGGAAATGTACGAAACATTCTTTGGGTTCAAGGATCGACCCTTTAGCGTTTCACCCTCCCCTGCATGTTTTTTCAAGGCAGCAGAACACCAGAATGTACTGGACGAGATCCAGGTAACGATTTCCAGCTTAAATGGAATCACGATTCTTACCGGCGATGCGGGAACTGGAAAAACGGCTATCTGCCGGCAGTTGATTAATCGGCTTGAGGATCAGTTCCAGATTCAGTTTCTGGAGCACTGCAATTTTCCGACTGTCCGGGCATTACTGCAGACACTGCTCTATGGCTTGACCGACTGTTATGAAAAAATCAGTGAGCAGGAATTACGCCTGGCTTTGACCGCAGAAATCCGTTCCTCATTTCTGGTTCACGGGCAGCCATTACTGGTGATTGTCGATGAAGCTCATTTGCTGGGAACTCCCTTTCTGGAAGAATTACGGGTTCTGTCAGACATCGCCTTTGACGGAAAGCCTGCTGTACAACTGCTGCTTTCCGGACAGACGGTGCTGGAAGAGACGCTCATCCAGCCAGCGCTGTCTTCGTTAAACCAGAGAATCGGATGCCAGACCTATCTGGACCGAATGACTCGACAGGAATCTGAAGAATATATCGAATACCGCATCAATCGCGTTTCAACTCAGAACAAACGCTGTTTCTCTGCCGAAGCAGTCAAGTTTATTACTCACGTAAGTGATGGGTTGCCTCGCTGTCTGAATCAAATCTGCGATCACAGCCTGATGCTGGCTTATATGCAGGATGTTCAAGAAGTTGATGAGACGATCGCCCGTGAAGCTTTTGCAGACTTGCAGCAACTACCTCTTCACTGGAATGACCCCTTGCCGGTTCCCTCCCCCCTCGAAGAAATGCGCAAGAAAGAAGCTCTCACAGAGCTGGATCAGTTCTTTGATGATGTTCTATTAGAACAAGACATTGATGAGTCGATCGAGGAACGTCTCCATCAACTGGTAGATGAACCCTCGGAGATATTTGAAGAGCTGGCAACCTCTGAGGAGAGTGCTTCAACCGAAGATCCGTTCTCGTTTGGTGAAGGATTAGAAGCGATCGAGATTGGCAGTGAAACCGTTTCTTCTCACACACCTGTTGAAACGACCGTAGAAATGGACTTGGAGATCAATTCTCCGGTTGATAATCAGGAACCGGTGTCCAAAGCAGATTTAAACCCGGTTCTCTCGGCAGTGACAGAAACATACGGCGATTTTGTAGATGTTGTCGATCGATATGCTGCCATCGATGCAGGATTCGATCCTGCGTCCCTGTTTGGTGAAAAACATCAGAGTTTTGAGTCCACGACTTCCGTCTTTCAGTTGCGAGCGCCTCAATTCCAGTATGTACCACAACTGCAGGCACAGGGAGTATCTGACACTGAGTCGCTGAAGCTACCAGCTAAAGAATCTGAGAGTGATCTTGGACATACCGTTGAGTTTTCCGCGGGAAATCCCCTTGAGCAGAATGAAACTTCTGAACTGGAATTTGAAGGGGCGGCACTGAATCAACTGGAGCCCGACGTGTTCCAGGAACTTGCTGCAGAGGCTACACGGGGTGAGGGCTCTTTTGAAGAACTATTGGCTGCCCAGGTTTATGAAGTCTGTTCGGAAACTCGTAAGGGGCTGCTCAATGCACTGAATGAGATCCGGAATTATTCAGTTCCTGACGAAACCGACCCTGCAGATGTATATGATATTGTTCAGCCTGAGACGGAAGAGATCTCAGCAGTATCGGATTATCCAGCGTGGGAAAATGACTTGCAGCATGACGGTCAGCTTGAAACTGCATCAAATACTTCTGTTCGACTGGATTCGCCAGCAACAGAAAAGTCAGAGTCATCTGCGACTGCCCATCTGAGAGGCCCTGCTCTAGGCAGGTACAAGAATCTATTCAGCCGGTTGAGACGCAAACAGGAGTCGCATTCCTGATCAGAGGTGTGGCCTTCCCCAAGAGGAGATGGCACGTCAGAGTCACGCCCTTTTCGCCGATCAATTTAATCATTACAGCCTGAACAACTGATGGGGCTGTTCTGACCGTTCTCCGTATTTTCAGCATGATCCACTCAAGTGTGATACTGGAAGGAGGATCTTTCTGCGCTTAGCCGATCTGCTCAATTTCTGATTTTCTTTTAAAGAATTTCGCCCGATACGCATTACTACACTGCGTTTATTCGAGGCGAGGTTCTAATGCATCAAGATAAAAAAGTCGGTTTAGCTTTAGCGTTACTGGTAATTGGTTTCGTTGGCGCATTTTGTCTGCGCCAGGAAAAGAATACCACCGTTGAGATTCCAGAACTCAATGACCCCCACTATCTGGATGAACAGATCGCCGATAAAGATCGAACGCCCTATCTGGGTTCCTCGACTAAAGACCCGCTGAATACTCAGCTCGGAAGTGAGCAGACTCTGACCGGAATTTCGGACTCACCTCGGGCCACGAAAGAAACCGGAGTTGCTGTCCCAACTATTTCTCATATAAAACCAGGCGGACAAGCTAAGTCCGGCAACGCCGAACGCTGGGGAGAAATGCCTGATTTTCTGAAAGAGATCGAACTTCCGGAAGAAGAAGTTACGATTGAAAATCAGTTTTCGAGTTCGGATCTTGCAGATGATCAATTTGAACCCAACCAGAATCAAACATTCGCACAACCGCAGGCTCCTGATTCAGCGCATAGTTCAGATCCTCTCAAGAATGAAACACGTAAACCCGCGCATAATAATGCCTGGGAGGTGAATCCGGCTCAGCGGAATGCAGAGCCAGCAAACAGTGGCGAGAGACGTCCGCTGCAGTATCGCGTTCATACTGTGCGATCAGGCGAAACTCTGTCTGAAATTTCAATTCGTTACCTGGGGACGAGCCGCAAATATCGGGAAATATTCAATATCAATCGCGATCAGCTTCGTAGTCCGAATGACATTCGTGAAGGGATGAAATTACGGATTCCCGTTTACCCGACTCCTGAAATGAAGCCACAGTCAGCAGGTCGGCAAACTAATACTGGAACTCCTGCTGTTTCAGGCAAACGAACAATGGGGCAGATGGTTTCTCAGCCCAAGCTCAAATCAGAGAATGGCTCGGTTCAGTTTGAAGGGCTGATTGAGTCATTGTCTCAGTCAAATGAAAAAGGAACTCCCGATGCACAGGATGTTGGGAAAGCCGTTAATCAGCTCGAGAATTCATTGAGTTCTCAACAGCTGGAAGATTCAGCGGGGATGAATTCAATTCCTGACAGTTACCGTAAATTCATTCCGGTACCCCGCTCGCCTCTGACACCTGGGACCACAGATAAGGGAACACGTACCGGACATTCACTCTCTCAGGTCCAGCCTGAAAATGTGGATGAAATTGTAGAAGATCTGTTTGACCGTCTGCCGGACGCGTCTAAAAGCAGCACTCAAGGCGAACAAGCGAAGACCTATGTAATTCAGAAGGGAGATACACTGGAGTCAATCGCTCTGCGGATTTATGGGAAACGTTCCGCTGCGTTTCAGATCTATCAGAAAAACCGTGATCTTCTGAAGAATGCAAATTACATCATGCCGGGAATGAAGCTCCAGCTTCCGTAACTGGAGAATCACTTCGCCCCACTTAAAGGCAATGACAGACCATCGAATGCCAGTTCAACATTCTCAGGCAGGCTGGCGTTCGTTTCTTCGTGCTCAAGCGAGTGCGAGATATGCGTGAAGTAAGCACGCCTGGGTTTTACCCTCTCAACGACTTCCAGCCCCTGTTCCAGATTAAAATGTGTGGGGTGTGGTTTGATTCTTAAGGCATCGATAATCAGGTACTCCAGACCTTCCAGGAGCTGCCAGCTCTCCTCCGGAATATGACTTACATCGGTACAGAAAGCGATGTCGTTAATCCGGTACCCCAGGATTGGCAGTGTGCCATGCATCAGTCGGATCGGTTGAATTTTCAAGCCCAGCAGGTCAAAAGGTTCCAGGGAAACACGTTGGAAATCCAGCCTTGGCCTCGACATGTGGTGAAGATTGTGGGTAGGTTCGTCAAAGGCATAGTTGAAAGAACGGCGAATCTGTTGTTCCACGATCTCTTCACAGTGGAGTGTAACCGATTTTTCCAGACGATAACCGCTGATCCTGACATCATCCAGACCGAATAGATGATCGGCATGGCTATGAGTATAGAGTACCGCGTGAACCCAGGGGATATTTTCCCGTAGCATTTGCAGTCTTAGCTCAGGTGGCGTGTCTATTAAAAAGCCCCCTTCAGGAGCGCCTATATATACGGAAGTGCGTCCTCTCTGGTTCTTCGGATTGGGAGATGTGCAGACTTCACAGTCACAGCCAACGATGGGAATTCCCACGCTGGTTCCAGTTCCCATTGTGATGAATTCACCCGGTCTCTCGGAGAAGATATTTGATTCCTGTTGCATTACTCTTTCATCACTTTAGAAATCCAGAATCAGCCTACACCGCAATATTCGCTGACTCCATCCGCAGTGACAACCAGTAACTGATCCGTAAGCGGGTGGTCCATTTTCAAATAATCACAGGCAATATTGTGCTGAATTTTTTCAATTATCTGTGACTCACTTAGGCTGAGCGCCAGCAGAAAGTCACGGTTGGGGACTCCGGCCAGAAATTCGCTTCCCAGAAACCGGCGTGCCTGCTGATAAAAGCCCCGACTCAGTACCTGAGATGCATTATAAGCATCAGGTTTACTTTGAATGATCATGTCTGGCCCGTCTTCCCGGGACATGCAGATTAACTCGATCTGGTGATACTCAAAATACCGGTCCAGGTTTGTCAGGGCCAACTCATGAATTTCTTCACAGTTGATTCCCCACTTTTCCAACAGCTTCTCATGAATATACCAGTATGCGTTCGATTCGTCGACCACATACAGGATGGCCAGATTCGCAATCCAGTTCTCCCCGACAAAATTGGGAAAATGGTTCTGCCAGGAGTCTCGGGATAACAGGATCGGCATAATTCGATCCCGCACCTGTTCAAATTCCGGTTCCGTTTGATCAGTTCCCCATTCATTGATCTGCAGAATCGTGGCGAGGGCTGTCGTGATATTTTTCTCGAATTCAGATCGGGAATTCAGGTAGGCTCGATAAAAATTGCTCAGATTCAACTCTGCTTCACCAAATTTGAGCCGGAATCCCGGTAATAAATGTGAAGAAATCAGCGGGAACTTTGCTTCTGCCAGAGTCAGGACTTCCTTTGCGAATAGTTCTGGAGGATGTGCAGGATCGAGAGTAATCTGAATCGAGTGTAAGATTTGCTGAACGATTTTAAAATGTTCGTCTTTGATGCGCGGATCGTAAAAATAGGTGACGACCATCTGGATTGATCGCTCACGTATCAACCACAGGTTCCAGAACTGCCAGTTCTGGGGGAAACCGGGGATCCACGACACCAGGTTTTGCCACCAGCTCCGTTTCTTTTGAATGATGGCTTCACCAGAATAGGCACTCGATTCATGTTCGATTGCTAACGGGGTGCGCTGCTGGATATTTCGATGCCTGACGAACAGTTGATCGAAATCCATTTCCATGCCAGCAACTGTAGAGGTCTGCGGCAGGACTGATTTCCAGTGACAGCTGATAGTAAGAGTGGACTCACCTTCCGGGGGGCTGAGTTGCAGAATCCCATCTTTCTCATCTTTGACCCAGTCACAGGGATAGGACAGTGAATACCAGCACGCAGGCCCCGTGTATCGCGCCCATTCTTGAAATTCTAAGTCAGACAAGAAATCACCATCAGCACAAGAAATGATTCTGACTGGACCAGTCGAGGGATTATGCAAACATCGATCCTCAGCAAGTCCCTGATTCTTTTATTCAACCTTTATAGTAGACGATTGACCGGAATAACTCTATCTGAATCTTTGGCAGCACATTTGATGACCATCTGCTGTGTATCTAAGCAGCAAAATGCCTTCGAGGAGGGCAGATTTGGAGTTCGGAGGGTGGTTGTAAAAAAAAGAAATAATATTTTTATATTGTAAGTCACATTGAGATATGGACTTATGGAAATGTGGTTGAGGTGGGGTTGTCGCTGGTACGGTGTTTGCTTTGTTACCAGCTACAGAGTGAGGAAACGAGCAACTTCCTCACTCTGACTTGAACTTCACCAAAGGATACGCTGCTGGGGAGTATAGCCGAACTTTCCCTCGTCGGGACTGTTTGGGCGAGCGCCTATACACTCAGCGGCGTCCTTTTTTTATCAACACAAAAAATGTGCTGATTAGTTCGATATCATAGAATGGTGGAACCGCAATTTCCACCCTTTTCTTTGCAGAATTTCTCTATCTGCACGGGTACTAGACGATGTTCAGTACCATCTGGCATCCCCAAAACACGTATTCTACTTTGTGTCCGGTTTGATTTTCTTCTGCGGTGCCGCTACCGGTTTCATAATCAGCAATGCCAGCGGGGGCAAATTCAACGTGATACTGTCGTTCTTACCATGACTGCTGATTTTCTCGCTGTAGACACCACCTGCATTTCCCATATTGGAACCACCGTAAATCTTTGCGTCACTATTAATGATTTCATGGTAGTAACCCGCTTTGGGGACTCCAATTCGATAGCCTTCCCTTGGCACAGGTGTGAAGTTAGCAATCACAATGACGTGCTCCTCAACCTCTGTCGAATTTCGCTGGAATGCAAATACGCTGTTTTTCGAGTCATCACACTGGAGCCAGGAGAATCCTTCCTGAGAAAAATCAGTCTCATATAGAGATTTTTCGGTGCGGTATAAGTAGTTCAGGTCACCGATCAGGCGACGAATTCCATCGTGTTTTTCGTGACCGATCAGTTTCCAGTCAAGTTCGTTATCATGATTCCATTCGGTCCACTGTGCCAGTTCTCCCCCCATAAAGAGTAGTTTTTTGCCTGGCATTGTGTATTGGTATCCGTACAACAGTCTCAGATTTGCAAATTGTTGCCACAGATCGCCAGGCATCTGGGATAGCAGGGAACGTTTACCGTGTACGACTTCATCGTGCGATAAAGGCAGTACAAAGTTTTCTGTAAAAGCATAGATCATGCGAAAAGAAAGTTCGCCCTGGTGATGTGATCGATAAATCGGATCGAAATGCATGTAACGCAAGGTGTCGTTCATCCAGCCCATATCCCATTTCATGCTGAAGCCCAGTCCTCCGTTATAAACCGGGTGCGATACACCCCCCCAGGAGGTAGATTCTTCGGCAATCGTGAGAATTCCCGGATAGGCTCCGTGCAGGCTGATGTTTGCGTCCTTCAGGAACTGAATTGCTTCCAGATTTTCACGGCCTCCGCTGGGGTTGGGGACCCACTCCCCTTCCTCTCGTGAATAGTCCAGATACAGCATTGAGGCAACGGCATCTACGCGGAGACCGTCAAAGTGATACTTATCAATCCAGAAATGGGCACTCGACAACAGGAAATCGCGAACTTCGTTCCGCCCGTAATTAAAAATGTAGGTTCCCCAGTCGGGGTGGAACCCTTTGCGAGGGTCTGCGTGTTCGTATAGGCAGGTGCCGTCGAAACGGCCGAGGGAGTGACCATCTGTGGGAAAATGGCCGGGAACCCAGTCGAACAGTACGCCGACTCCCGCCTGATGGCAGTAATCTACGAAATACATCAGATCATGCGGTGTGCCGAACCGGCTGGTTGGTGCGAAATAACCGGTGGTCTGGTAGCCCCATGATCCATCAAACGGGTGCTCTGTGACAGGCATCAGCTGAATGTGGGTGTAGCCCATCTGATGCACATAATCGACCAGTTCCTTAGCCAGTTCCCGGTAAGAAAAGAACTGTCGCCCATCTTTGGGGCGTTTCCAGGAGCCCAAATGGACTTCATAAATTGAAACAGGTTCATTATGCCAGTTGGTCTCCTGGCGTTTTCGTAACCACTGCTGGTCCTGCCAGGGGAAGTTTTCAATATCATAAACGATCGAAGCGGTCTTCGGACGTAGTTCGGAATAAAAAGCGTAGGGATCGCTCTTTTCGAAGAACTCACCGTTTTGCCCTCGCAGACTGAATTTATAAGCGTCTCCCTGACCTACCTCGGGGAGAAACCCCGACCAGACTCCTGCATCACTGGAATGAAGGTAATTTTCTCCATGTTTCCAGTGGTTGCGATCACAGATCACACAGACTTCCTGTGCATTTGGTGCCCAGACAGCGAAGCGTGTGCCTTTAATTCCATTAACTTCGTCGGGGTGAGCTCCCATTGATTGGTACATGGTGCAATGCATTCCTGTCTTTAGTGCGTGAAGTTCGGCGGAGGTAAATAATGGTCGACGAGTCTGAATCTTATTGTGCAGGCTTTGGGGCCGCCAAGGAACCTTGGGGCGGTTTTGGTTTGTTTCAGGATGAAAAGATTGGCTCATTTTGATCTGTTTTAAAGGTCTGTATTCAGTATCTGATGGTACAGTCGGCCTCTGCGCCATCATAATCGGTAAGTCCAGTATAACAAGATTTCGGTTAGATTGTTACTGATCCTTGATGGGGTTTTACCGCGTTCTTTCTGCATCTCCGGGAACAGTATTAGGTCATCTGTTAAATTGAACTAATCATGAGGGTTTTGGTGATTGGGCAATTCGCGGCGATCAAGGCAGATAATATATTCAAGCGGGCTGCAACATGTTTTAAATTTCAAAAACCGGCAAGCTTTACTCAAGTGGACCATCGGCAGGTGATCTATAATTACATGTCATCTTTTTGATAGATCCATCTGTCACTTGAGGCAGTCTGAATTCATGTCAGACCGACTTTGTCAAAGGTTTGCTTTTGTCTATTCATCGCACTACTCTGCTGATCGCTGGCCCACTTGGCCTGATCGCCGGATTTTACCTCCTGGTATTTTCTGGTACAGAGGAGAACCGCGCACTGGCAAATGTCGTTCGCCTCAGCCCACCAGAATCCTGGCAAGCCCTTCCAGATAAACCTTCTGAATCAGTACCCTTGCAGCTTCAGACGGCTTGCGAGTTACAGGCGCAATCAATCCAGAAACGCATTTCCCTTCCGACCAATCGTCTAATCATCGCCCCTTATGTTCTGATTGGTGATTATGAGGTCAGTACTCTTGATGCACTTTACCGCAAAGCGATCCAGCCGACAGAGTACGCGCTGAATGTCTCATATTTTGACACGAAACCAGATCAACCTGTCACAATTGTCGCTCTTTCCAGCCAGGAACGGTATCAGCAGGTCGCTCGCGATCTGGATCAGCGGCAGACCGGATCTTATTATGGTTACTTCATGGCTGATGAGTTGCGGATTGTCCTGAACCTGACCACAGGAAGTGGCACTTTGGGACATGAATTGACCCACGCACTGGCCGAGGTCGATTATCCTGACATGCCGGAATGGTTTGACGAAGGTCTTGCTTCCCTGCATGAGCAGTGTGAGTTTTCCGACCAGGGTAATCGACTTTTGGGGACGACTAACTGGAGGGTTCAGATCCTGTTATCCGCCCTGGAGCGAAATCAGCTCCCACCTCTCAATGATCTTGTGGTCCAGGCCAGAATTCGAATGGATCGGGAAGCTCTGACATATGCTTACGCTCGTTGTTTCTGTCTGTATCTGCAACAAAAGAATCTCCTCTCCCCATTCTATCGCAAACTCAGAACGAATCAGGCTTCTGACCCCACAGGCCGACTGACCTTGTGCCAGATTCTGAACGTGGATGATCTCTCTGCAGTTGATGCAGAATTTCGTGAGTGGCTGGGCTCCTGTCGCCGAAATACAGGTTCTCGCTAAGAAACTGCAAATCGGTCATTCAATGTCTCTGCTGCGCGCTCTATAATAACGACACAGCCACCCTCTTTTGTTTACGTTTACAGTGAAAATCGCTCTATGAATGTCACCCGTTTACGCGTCTGTAGTTTTGAAAGTCGAAAACAGGACGCCATGCAGGCTCTGATCGAACGCAATCAGGGGATTCCTACTCTGGTGCACTCCATGGATGAAATCCCATTGGAAGACAATGTGCAGGTTAAAGCGTTTTGCGAACGGTTGTTTCGTGGTGAAATCGATGTGATTGTCTTTCTGACTGGAGTCGGCGCTACAGCGATGCTTCAGGCTGCAGAGGCATATTATCCTCGGGAACAGGTTCTCGACGCATTGCGAAAAGCAATTGTTACGGTGCGCGGGCCTAAGCCAACTGTTGTACTTCGCAACTGGGAAGTTCCCATTCATTATTCCGCCCCGGAACCCAATACCTGGCACGAAATTATTTCGATCTGGGATGAAAAAGAATTCTCCGTTACCGGTAAGCACATTGTCGTTCAGGAATACGGAAAGCCGGTTCAGGAATTTTATGACGAACTCCGAAACCGGGGAGCTCAGGTGACGCCGGTGACCGTATATCGCTGGGCGCTTCCTGAAGATACTTCCGGGCTGCGAAATGCAGTTCATGCGACGGTCAGAGGAGAATTTGACATCCTCATGTTCACGAGTGCACAGCAGGTGTCTCATGTTCTGCAGATCGCTGAAGAGGAACAGGTCCGCGAGAAATGGCTCGCTGCAGCAGCCGGGGCGATGATCGCTTCAGTCGGTCCCGCCTGTTCCGAGGCCCTGAATCAGGAGGGGCTCCCTATCGACTTCGAATCGAGCCCACCTAAAATGGGGCCGCTGGTTAAAGGGGCCTTAGAGGCCGCTCCTGAAATCCTGGCCCGGAAAAAATGACTCATCCAGTCTCCTGACCTGATTCCGGAATCGATGCTGCCCTGAATTTCAGAAGACCGACCTACCTGTTAGAATATTCCCACCTGATAGACATTCTCAATACGTTACGTACCGGAAAGAAATAGAATGAATTCGCCGCAGGCTGATACAGCCTATTGTCAAAACAGTCGGTTTATGAAGGCTGTCCGTCGCGAGCCCGTTGATACCACCCCCATCTGGATCATGCGACAGGCAGGACGTTACCTGCCGGAATACATGGAAGTTCGTAATCGGGTCACCTTCATTGAACTCTGTAAAACTCCTGAACTCGCAGCGGAAGTCACGCTCACTGCACAGAGTGTACTGGGGGTGGATGCTGCCATCCTGTTCGCTGATTTACTGCCGATTCTCGAGCCGATGGGCTTGAATCTGGAATATGTCAAAGGCGAAGGCCCAGTTATTCACAATCCGATTCAGGAATCTTCCCAGGTTGATCGTCTGACAGATATCGCTGATATGAACTGCCTGGAATTTGTCTTTGATGCCGTCAAACTGATCCGTGCCGACTTGCCGACAGATATTCCCCTGCTCGGTTTTGCCGGCTGCCCCTTTACCCTGGCGAGCTATGCCATCGAAGGGGGAAGCTCAAAAAATTACCGACGTACCAAGCAAATTATGTATAACGATCCGGTTGCCTGGGATGCTCTGATGAACCGCTTCGTTGACAACCT
The genomic region above belongs to Gimesia chilikensis and contains:
- a CDS encoding MBL fold metallo-hydrolase, with product MQQESNIFSERPGEFITMGTGTSVGIPIVGCDCEVCTSPNPKNQRGRTSVYIGAPEGGFLIDTPPELRLQMLRENIPWVHAVLYTHSHADHLFGLDDVRISGYRLEKSVTLHCEEIVEQQIRRSFNYAFDEPTHNLHHMSRPRLDFQRVSLEPFDLLGLKIQPIRLMHGTLPILGYRINDIAFCTDVSHIPEESWQLLEGLEYLIIDALRIKPHPTHFNLEQGLEVVERVKPRRAYFTHISHSLEHEETNASLPENVELAFDGLSLPLSGAK
- a CDS encoding uroporphyrinogen-III synthase; translation: MNVTRLRVCSFESRKQDAMQALIERNQGIPTLVHSMDEIPLEDNVQVKAFCERLFRGEIDVIVFLTGVGATAMLQAAEAYYPREQVLDALRKAIVTVRGPKPTVVLRNWEVPIHYSAPEPNTWHEIISIWDEKEFSVTGKHIVVQEYGKPVQEFYDELRNRGAQVTPVTVYRWALPEDTSGLRNAVHATVRGEFDILMFTSAQQVSHVLQIAEEEQVREKWLAAAAGAMIASVGPACSEALNQEGLPIDFESSPPKMGPLVKGALEAAPEILARKK
- the hemE gene encoding uroporphyrinogen decarboxylase, whose amino-acid sequence is MNSPQADTAYCQNSRFMKAVRREPVDTTPIWIMRQAGRYLPEYMEVRNRVTFIELCKTPELAAEVTLTAQSVLGVDAAILFADLLPILEPMGLNLEYVKGEGPVIHNPIQESSQVDRLTDIADMNCLEFVFDAVKLIRADLPTDIPLLGFAGCPFTLASYAIEGGSSKNYRRTKQIMYNDPVAWDALMNRFVDNLIIYLQRQIAAGCQAVQIFDSWAGCLSPEDYQRYVQPYTAKLVAGVQDHAPVINFMTGNPALIPLQKQTGGQVFGLDWRINLSDAWEILGPDVAVQGNLDPIALYADLPVLKQKAKSVLDAAGGRNGHIFNLGHGVMPDMNPDNVKALVEMVHELGCR
- a CDS encoding ExeA family protein → MYETFFGFKDRPFSVSPSPACFFKAAEHQNVLDEIQVTISSLNGITILTGDAGTGKTAICRQLINRLEDQFQIQFLEHCNFPTVRALLQTLLYGLTDCYEKISEQELRLALTAEIRSSFLVHGQPLLVIVDEAHLLGTPFLEELRVLSDIAFDGKPAVQLLLSGQTVLEETLIQPALSSLNQRIGCQTYLDRMTRQESEEYIEYRINRVSTQNKRCFSAEAVKFITHVSDGLPRCLNQICDHSLMLAYMQDVQEVDETIAREAFADLQQLPLHWNDPLPVPSPLEEMRKKEALTELDQFFDDVLLEQDIDESIEERLHQLVDEPSEIFEELATSEESASTEDPFSFGEGLEAIEIGSETVSSHTPVETTVEMDLEINSPVDNQEPVSKADLNPVLSAVTETYGDFVDVVDRYAAIDAGFDPASLFGEKHQSFESTTSVFQLRAPQFQYVPQLQAQGVSDTESLKLPAKESESDLGHTVEFSAGNPLEQNETSELEFEGAALNQLEPDVFQELAAEATRGEGSFEELLAAQVYEVCSETRKGLLNALNEIRNYSVPDETDPADVYDIVQPETEEISAVSDYPAWENDLQHDGQLETASNTSVRLDSPATEKSESSATAHLRGPALGRYKNLFSRLRRKQESHS
- a CDS encoding DUF1444 family protein — encoded protein: MSDLEFQEWARYTGPACWYSLSYPCDWVKDEKDGILQLSPPEGESTLTISCHWKSVLPQTSTVAGMEMDFDQLFVRHRNIQQRTPLAIEHESSAYSGEAIIQKKRSWWQNLVSWIPGFPQNWQFWNLWLIRERSIQMVVTYFYDPRIKDEHFKIVQQILHSIQITLDPAHPPELFAKEVLTLAEAKFPLISSHLLPGFRLKFGEAELNLSNFYRAYLNSRSEFEKNITTALATILQINEWGTDQTEPEFEQVRDRIMPILLSRDSWQNHFPNFVGENWIANLAILYVVDESNAYWYIHEKLLEKWGINCEEIHELALTNLDRYFEYHQIELICMSREDGPDMIIQSKPDAYNASQVLSRGFYQQARRFLGSEFLAGVPNRDFLLALSLSESQIIEKIQHNIACDYLKMDHPLTDQLLVVTADGVSEYCGVG
- the glgB gene encoding 1,4-alpha-glucan branching protein GlgB codes for the protein MAQRPTVPSDTEYRPLKQIKMSQSFHPETNQNRPKVPWRPQSLHNKIQTRRPLFTSAELHALKTGMHCTMYQSMGAHPDEVNGIKGTRFAVWAPNAQEVCVICDRNHWKHGENYLHSSDAGVWSGFLPEVGQGDAYKFSLRGQNGEFFEKSDPYAFYSELRPKTASIVYDIENFPWQDQQWLRKRQETNWHNEPVSIYEVHLGSWKRPKDGRQFFSYRELAKELVDYVHQMGYTHIQLMPVTEHPFDGSWGYQTTGYFAPTSRFGTPHDLMYFVDYCHQAGVGVLFDWVPGHFPTDGHSLGRFDGTCLYEHADPRKGFHPDWGTYIFNYGRNEVRDFLLSSAHFWIDKYHFDGLRVDAVASMLYLDYSREEGEWVPNPSGGRENLEAIQFLKDANISLHGAYPGILTIAEESTSWGGVSHPVYNGGLGFSMKWDMGWMNDTLRYMHFDPIYRSHHQGELSFRMIYAFTENFVLPLSHDEVVHGKRSLLSQMPGDLWQQFANLRLLYGYQYTMPGKKLLFMGGELAQWTEWNHDNELDWKLIGHEKHDGIRRLIGDLNYLYRTEKSLYETDFSQEGFSWLQCDDSKNSVFAFQRNSTEVEEHVIVIANFTPVPREGYRIGVPKAGYYHEIINSDAKIYGGSNMGNAGGVYSEKISSHGKNDSITLNLPPLALLIMKPVAAPQKKIKPDTK
- a CDS encoding LysM peptidoglycan-binding domain-containing protein; protein product: MHQDKKVGLALALLVIGFVGAFCLRQEKNTTVEIPELNDPHYLDEQIADKDRTPYLGSSTKDPLNTQLGSEQTLTGISDSPRATKETGVAVPTISHIKPGGQAKSGNAERWGEMPDFLKEIELPEEEVTIENQFSSSDLADDQFEPNQNQTFAQPQAPDSAHSSDPLKNETRKPAHNNAWEVNPAQRNAEPANSGERRPLQYRVHTVRSGETLSEISIRYLGTSRKYREIFNINRDQLRSPNDIREGMKLRIPVYPTPEMKPQSAGRQTNTGTPAVSGKRTMGQMVSQPKLKSENGSVQFEGLIESLSQSNEKGTPDAQDVGKAVNQLENSLSSQQLEDSAGMNSIPDSYRKFIPVPRSPLTPGTTDKGTRTGHSLSQVQPENVDEIVEDLFDRLPDASKSSTQGEQAKTYVIQKGDTLESIALRIYGKRSAAFQIYQKNRDLLKNANYIMPGMKLQLP